A part of uncultured Acidilobus sp. JCHS genomic DNA contains:
- a CDS encoding Acyl CoA:acetate/3-ketoacid CoA transferase, giving the protein MNETVELLARKKVVSDPDFVLSQIKDGDVVAISGFNEITSPDYLIERLYRLYVKTGHPRQLFLVSDTFPGSPGRGLDRVAQMMYERGDRDFIRGVLMAFYGWSESLQKMIREEWFEAYAWSIGILAYWFREIGSGRPGVLTRVGVGTTADPRQDGTALNETAKGRRTVKVHLIEIDGKEYLLYTAPKPRFALIRGSTADEIGNLSLEDEAAYGTVLNIAQAVKAMPEKGTVVAQVLRVARYGSLNPKSVVVPGPLVDYIIVAPREYHRQSHNYDYDPIVAGRVIPPMERPTSEMPLTERKVVARRVTLELANLVIKHGRPIVVNLGVGIPAMVGEVVAEEEVEDLITITVESGTWGGRPLYGPDFGVSFGAFAVISVPDQFTMYEGGVIDAASLGFLQIDAQGNVNSFYAKDRIPGPGGFPAIASGAPEIYYAGLFTAGKGAKYEIGNGRLKIVSDGEIVKFVKKVDKVGCSSKVMLEQGKRVLYITERAVFRLTPEGPELLEVAPGVDLEKDVLAKMEFSPIMRREPEQMDERIFGHRRMNIKKELLKAIRA; this is encoded by the coding sequence ATGAACGAAACAGTGGAGCTGCTGGCCAGAAAAAAGGTCGTTAGCGACCCTGACTTCGTGCTCTCACAGATCAAGGATGGCGACGTGGTGGCCATATCAGGCTTCAACGAGATAACGTCCCCTGACTACCTTATCGAGAGGCTCTACAGGCTCTACGTAAAGACGGGGCACCCCAGGCAGCTCTTCCTGGTAAGCGACACCTTCCCGGGGTCGCCGGGCAGGGGCCTTGACAGGGTAGCGCAGATGATGTACGAGAGGGGCGACAGGGACTTCATAAGGGGCGTACTGATGGCCTTCTATGGCTGGAGCGAGTCCCTTCAGAAGATGATAAGGGAGGAGTGGTTCGAGGCCTACGCCTGGAGCATCGGGATACTCGCATACTGGTTCAGGGAGATCGGGAGCGGGAGGCCTGGCGTCCTTACAAGGGTCGGGGTAGGGACTACCGCTGACCCGCGCCAGGACGGCACGGCGCTGAACGAGACCGCCAAGGGGAGAAGGACTGTTAAGGTTCACCTCATTGAGATAGACGGCAAGGAGTACCTCCTGTACACGGCCCCTAAGCCGAGGTTCGCCCTCATAAGGGGCAGCACGGCTGACGAGATAGGGAACCTGTCGCTTGAGGACGAGGCCGCCTACGGCACCGTGCTCAACATCGCCCAGGCCGTGAAGGCCATGCCCGAGAAGGGAACCGTCGTGGCCCAGGTCCTGAGGGTTGCCCGCTACGGCTCCCTGAACCCCAAGTCGGTTGTGGTCCCAGGACCCCTCGTTGATTACATAATTGTAGCGCCTCGTGAGTACCACAGGCAGTCACACAACTACGACTACGACCCGATAGTGGCTGGCAGGGTCATACCTCCTATGGAGAGACCTACGTCAGAGATGCCGCTCACCGAGAGGAAGGTCGTGGCCAGGAGGGTAACGCTTGAGCTGGCTAACCTGGTAATTAAGCACGGCAGACCTATAGTGGTCAACCTAGGCGTCGGCATACCCGCCATGGTGGGCGAGGTGGTGGCTGAGGAGGAGGTAGAGGATCTCATAACGATCACCGTCGAGTCGGGCACGTGGGGCGGCAGGCCCCTCTACGGGCCTGACTTTGGCGTCTCGTTCGGCGCCTTCGCGGTGATCTCAGTCCCTGACCAGTTCACCATGTACGAGGGAGGCGTCATAGATGCGGCCTCGCTAGGGTTCCTGCAGATCGACGCCCAGGGCAACGTGAACTCCTTCTACGCTAAGGACAGGATACCAGGGCCTGGAGGCTTCCCAGCCATAGCCTCAGGCGCCCCCGAGATCTACTATGCGGGCCTCTTCACGGCAGGGAAGGGCGCAAAGTATGAAATAGGGAATGGGAGGCTCAAGATAGTCAGCGACGGTGAAATAGTAAAGTTCGTCAAGAAGGTCGACAAGGTGGGCTGCTCCTCAAAGGTCATGCTCGAGCAGGGCAAGAGGGTCCTTTACATAACTGAGAGGGCGGTCTTCAGGCTAACGCCCGAGGGCCCTGAGCTCCTAGAGGTGGCGCCTGGCGTCGACCTAGAGAAGGACGTCCTGGCCAAGATGGAGTTCAGCCCAATCATGAGGAGGGAGCCTGAGCAGATGGACGAGAGGATATTCGGCCACAGGCGCATGAACATTAAAAAGGAGCTCCTTAAGGCTATCAGGGCGTAG
- a CDS encoding Bacterial lipoate protein ligase C-terminus, with the protein MKARKGLIRVKVVIDEDRIVNVSITGDFMVLPEDSVFEAESRLIGVRATESEVRAALASALSGASMTGVTVDDFVNAVMCAVRGEKG; encoded by the coding sequence GTGAAGGCCAGGAAGGGCCTCATAAGGGTCAAGGTAGTCATTGACGAGGACAGGATAGTTAATGTCTCAATAACGGGTGACTTCATGGTCCTGCCTGAGGACTCCGTCTTTGAGGCCGAGTCAAGGCTCATAGGCGTCAGGGCGACAGAGAGCGAGGTCAGGGCCGCCCTCGCCTCGGCGCTCTCGGGGGCCAGCATGACCGGCGTTACAGTTGACGACTTCGTCAACGCCGTCATGTGCGCCGTAAGGGGTGAGAAGGGGTGA
- a CDS encoding Lipoate-protein ligase A produces the protein MSLRVVTFEEPEDPHFNMAAEEAIPRARGCDIVGDTLRLWRNANAVIIGYFQRAEEEVNLDVAEAMGAAVVRRFTGGGAVYHDLGNLNYALSLSASGRPASLDYVFSELLRGPVEALRSLGFSAEVQNVNDVVVSGRKVSGTAATISWGSVFFHGAMLVSTDLARLASVLKVPAKKLIDKGVSSVKYRVTNLSELGRVTVDDIVGRLAESFSKLLGYNSYRLSLLTPEELEIANVLYNEKYTKREWNYERAPHRAFARAEGEIARVCKR, from the coding sequence GTGAGCCTCCGCGTCGTGACCTTCGAGGAGCCCGAGGACCCCCACTTCAACATGGCCGCAGAGGAGGCCATACCAAGGGCCAGGGGCTGCGACATAGTTGGCGACACGCTGAGGCTCTGGAGGAACGCCAACGCCGTGATAATAGGCTACTTCCAGAGGGCCGAGGAGGAGGTGAACCTTGACGTCGCTGAGGCCATGGGGGCGGCCGTAGTGAGGAGGTTCACGGGCGGGGGCGCCGTCTACCATGACCTAGGCAACCTCAACTACGCGCTCTCACTGTCAGCCTCAGGAAGGCCAGCAAGCCTCGACTACGTCTTCAGCGAGCTGCTGAGGGGGCCCGTCGAGGCCCTCAGGTCGCTCGGCTTCAGCGCCGAGGTGCAGAACGTAAATGACGTAGTGGTCTCAGGCCGTAAGGTCAGCGGGACGGCCGCGACCATCTCGTGGGGCTCCGTCTTCTTCCACGGCGCGATGTTAGTCTCGACAGACCTCGCCAGGCTGGCGTCAGTCCTTAAGGTGCCAGCCAAGAAGCTTATAGACAAGGGGGTCTCAAGCGTTAAGTACAGGGTCACGAACCTCTCCGAGCTCGGCCGCGTCACAGTTGACGACATTGTTGGGCGCCTGGCCGAGTCGTTCTCTAAGCTCCTGGGCTACAACTCCTACAGGCTCTCCCTCCTGACCCCTGAGGAGCTGGAGATCGCCAACGTCCTCTATAATGAGAAGTACACCAAGAGGGAGTGGAACTACGAGAGGGCGCCCCACAGGGCTTTCGCGAGGGCTGAGGGCGAGATAGCTCGCGTCTGCAAGAGGTGA
- a CDS encoding putative signal-transduction protein containing cAMP-binding domain and CBS domain, with protein sequence MSAWTAQVGDVARKDVATVFPNQTVKEAADLMYRTGTGSVVVITPERTVIGIFTERDLTRVVAEGLPHETQVGSVMTRNPVTVKSTESLSKAIELMAEKKVRHLPVVDSEGRLVGIITSRDVVDLTERYLASAGYITE encoded by the coding sequence TTGTCGGCCTGGACGGCCCAGGTAGGTGATGTGGCCCGGAAGGACGTCGCTACCGTTTTTCCTAACCAGACAGTGAAGGAGGCGGCCGACCTCATGTATAGGACGGGCACGGGCAGCGTCGTGGTGATAACGCCTGAGAGGACAGTGATAGGGATCTTCACCGAGAGGGACCTGACTCGCGTCGTCGCTGAGGGGCTGCCGCATGAGACCCAGGTTGGGTCGGTCATGACGAGGAACCCCGTCACAGTAAAGTCAACGGAGTCCCTCTCAAAGGCCATAGAGCTCATGGCCGAGAAGAAGGTAAGGCACCTCCCAGTGGTTGACAGCGAGGGGCGCCTGGTGGGCATAATCACCTCAAGGGACGTCGTAGACCTGACCGAGAGGTACCTGGCCTCGGCGGGTTACATCACTGAGTGA
- a CDS encoding putative membrane protein produces MSVRALRFLGIAAAVLAWAVIAMSVAINRWFSPMANPFSDLGGPRATDPWVYNYGMISVGALIIAFGSYVIYITEEKLLHMAASFMFVAGLFLALVGVFHEGTYPHVFVSQWFFAQMDMTALAWGLGSLVKGRAKTGLAELAIGVVGPLGAVLVRWPPGALIEAYSVILIDAFVALATADISRH; encoded by the coding sequence GTGAGCGTAAGGGCTCTTAGGTTCCTTGGCATAGCGGCCGCGGTCCTGGCCTGGGCAGTCATAGCCATGAGCGTTGCTATCAACAGGTGGTTCTCGCCAATGGCGAACCCCTTCAGCGACCTCGGGGGGCCGAGGGCCACTGACCCCTGGGTCTACAACTACGGCATGATATCGGTGGGGGCGTTGATAATTGCCTTCGGCAGCTACGTAATTTACATCACGGAGGAGAAGCTGTTACACATGGCCGCCTCATTCATGTTCGTGGCGGGCCTGTTCCTGGCCCTCGTAGGGGTTTTCCATGAAGGCACCTACCCTCACGTCTTCGTGTCCCAGTGGTTCTTCGCCCAGATGGACATGACGGCCCTCGCCTGGGGGCTCGGCTCTCTCGTGAAGGGCAGGGCCAAAACGGGCCTGGCAGAGCTTGCCATAGGCGTCGTCGGCCCCCTGGGAGCCGTGCTGGTGAGGTGGCCACCAGGCGCCCTGATAGAGGCCTACAGCGTAATCCTCATAGACGCCTTCGTGGCCCTGGCGACGGCAGATATCTCAAGGCATTAG